In Melopsittacus undulatus isolate bMelUnd1 chromosome 6, bMelUnd1.mat.Z, whole genome shotgun sequence, the following proteins share a genomic window:
- the PDCD1 gene encoding programmed cell death protein 1 — MALVTSKTTWGSMEVALTRLCIVLLCCGPVLAGCCRVTFFPAMLTLPAGGSATFFCNISMENESSSEYSLNWYKETNHSQAQKIAEINPQISQINSQVKTEKYLLTNHAPAFKFEILNLHQNDSGSYFCGLITFFEDDNVMESSRSHLVVTAAPEKVNATDEPEMDKSNSPDYIKAMLLGILLLVGAVVLLIFGYLTITYRRGDIQKPQSENTPVKEEKPPVVSVSTVDYGVLEFQCDQHIQVPPETSPVDQTEYATIIFPEEKPVTPERGKKHLDERMWQLQFQPC; from the exons ATGGCTCTGGTTACCTCGAAGACAACGTGGGGCAGCATGGAGGTGGCCCTGACCAGGCTCTGCAttgtcctgctctgctgtggccCTGTGCTGGCTGGCTGCTGCCGGG TGACCTTCTTCCCAGCAATGTTAACTCTCCCTGCAGGTGGCTCAGCCACCTTCTTCTGCAATATCTCCATGGAGAACGAGTCCAGCTCAGAGTACAGCCTCAACTGGTACAAGGAGACTAACCACAGCCAAGCTCAAAAAATTGCTGAGATCAACCCCCAGATCAGCCAGATCAACAGCCAAGTGAAGACAGAGAAGTACCTGCTCACCAACCATGCTCCTGCCTTCAAGTTTGAGATCCTGAACCTCCACCAGAATGACTCAGGCTCCTACTTCTGTGGTCTGATCACCTTCTTTGAAGATGATAATGTGATGGAGAGTAGTAGATCCCACCTGGTGGTCACAG CAGCCCCTGAGAAGGTGAATGCTACTGATGAGCctgagatggacaaaagcaatTCCCCAGACTATATCAAGGCCATGCTCCTGGGGATCCTGTTGCTGGTTGGGGCGGTTGTGCTGCTGATCTTTGGCTACCTCACCATCACGTACAGGAGAGGAG ATATACAGAAACCACAAAGTGAAAACACGCCAGTG aaggaagagaagccCCCTGTGGTGTCCGTGTCCACTGTGGACTATGGTGTGCTGGAGTTTCAGTGTGACCAGCACATCCAGGTCCCCCCTGAGACCTCACCAGTTGACCAGACCGAATATGCCACCATCATCTTCCCAGAGGAGAAACCTGTCACACCAGAGCGGGGGAAGAAACACCTAGATGAGAGGATGTGGCAGCTGCAGTTCCAGCCCTGCTGA